From the Hevea brasiliensis isolate MT/VB/25A 57/8 chromosome 15, ASM3005281v1, whole genome shotgun sequence genome, one window contains:
- the LOC110632912 gene encoding LOW QUALITY PROTEIN: uncharacterized protein LOC110632912 (The sequence of the model RefSeq protein was modified relative to this genomic sequence to represent the inferred CDS: deleted 1 base in 1 codon): MTMGTSTQAYGEPWYWDNRYANESGPFDWYQKYDSLAPLINLYAPRYHRPRILVVGCGNSAFSEGMVDDGYEDVVNVDISSVVIEAMQKKYFNRPPLKYIQMDVRDMSTFQTGSFDAVIDKGTLDSILQIFLSSVEIIQDKMLPRCLKKFGVDDNYRVLRDKGVYILVTYGAPVYRLRFLRESYLWRIKLHVIEKLFSGGVSEHPIWELTNPVPLGDDGNSVEVTLGKKPDVHYIYVCTKDESLKPDQKHNVTVD, translated from the exons ATGACAATGGGAACATCAACGCAGGCATACGGTGAGCCATGGTACTGGGACAACAGATATGCGAATGAATCAGGGCCCTTCGATTGGTACCAGAAGTATGATTCCTTGGCTCCGCTCATCAATCTCTACGCCCCTCGCTACCATCGCCCTCGAATCCTCGTCGTTGGATGTGGCAACTCAG CATTTAGCGAAGGGATGGTGGATGATGGATATGAGGATGTGGTAAACGTTGATATATCCTCTGTAGTTATTGAAGCTATGCAGAAGAAGTATTTTAATCGTCCTCCACTGAAAT ATATTCAAATGGATGTCCGAGATATGAGTACTTTTCAAACAGGTTCCTTTGATGCTGTTATTGATAAAG GAACTCTAGACTCTATCTTG CAAATTTTTCTCTCTAGTGTGGAAATAATTCAAGACAAAATGCTGCCAAGATGCTTGAAGAAGTTTGGAG TTGATGAC AACTATAGGGTGCTCAGGGATAAAGGAGTATATATCCTG GTTACATATGGAGCTCCAGTGTATCGTTTACGCTTTTTGAGAGAATCTTACTTGTGGAGGATAAAACTCCATGTGATAG AAAAGCTTTTCTCTGGAGGAGTCTCTGAACATCCAATTTGGGAGTTGACAAATCCTGTTCCACTTGGTGATGATGGAAACTCGGTGGAAGTCACACTTGGAAAGAAGCCTGATGTCCATTACATTTACGTTTGCACTAAG GATGAATCTTTGAAGCCAGACCAAAAGCACAATGTGACAGTTGATTGA